Part of the Streptomyces antimycoticus genome, CACGCGCACCTGGCGCAGGTCGATCCCGTTGGGCAGCGTGGAGCCGCGCACCACCTCGCCGACCGGGTCGGGCAGCGCGATCACATCGCGGACATCGGAGGCGATGGCCCGCACCCGCTCGGGGGTGAGCGTCAGCCGGTCCACGATGGCATCGCTGGTGCCGGCCTCGCGGGCCCGCTCCACATCGGCCGCGTTGGCCTCGACGATCTCCTTGGTGCGCACCTCCAGCGCGTCGGCCATCGCGAGCAGCGCGTCGTCCTTGACGGCGCGCGGCAACGGCGCGAGATCGGCGGCCGCGGCGCGGGACCGGTAGGCGGCCTGGAGGACCGGGGACTTCGGCCAGGGGTCGGTGAGCGGCGACGTGGGTGCGCTGGTCATGCACGAAGCGTACTGAGCCGACGGGCGGAAGCCGCGCGCTATTCCGCAGTTCGAGATGGCATTCTCATATCCCGGCGCCGCACATCCGTTCCCGGAACGGATGGACGCCGCACATCCGTCCTCAGAACGGATGCACGCCCACCGGGGAGGCCGGTGGCGGCCCGTACCCCTCCGCGACCCGCTGGTGGTACGTATCACGGTCGATGACCTCGAGCCCCACGATCTCCCAGGGCGGCAGATTGGCCGAGGCCCGGTGCTCACCCCACAACCGCAGCGCGACCGCCGCGGCGTCATGCAGATCACGGGCCTCTTCCCAGTAGCGGATCTCGGCGTGATCGACCGCATAGCGGCTGGTCAGCAGGAACGGATGGTCATGGGCCAGCTGCTCCAGAGCCCTGCGGACCTCCCGCAGCGGCGCCTCGCTCCCCGAGACGCTGAGGGTGATGTACCACAGCCGGGACGCCTCGCCACGCTCGGCGGCGTGCGCCATGGCGTCGCCGGTCGCGGCGTCGCCCGCTCCGACACTGGTCAGGGTGCGCTCCGCCGCCCCTCTGGGCGACGCCCCCGGGCGCCCTCGTCTCACCGGCGGCCTCCTGTAACTCGCTGCTCCGCTCACGCGCGGGCGGAGCACTCGTGACGGTGCCATGGCCGCGGCGTTCCGCTCGCTCTCCGCCGCGTCTCCCACAGCCGGCGCGCTGCCCCGCGCGACCCCGTTGAACAAAGTTGACCAGCCCTCGCCCGCCCGCGGGGCGCTTTTGAGGTTTTTCGGAGGTGGGTGTTTTCCGCGGGCTCGGTTCTCCCCCGGCTACCGCCGGAAGGTGTCCCGCCGGGGCGCTCGGGCCGCCGGAGCGGCTCAGTCCAGGACGACGAGGTCGTCGCGGTGGACCACCTCGCGCTCGTAGGCCGGGCCGAGCTCCCGGGCCAGATCCCGGGTCGAGCGGCCGATCAGTTGGGGAATCTCCTTGGCGTCGAAGTTCACCAGCCCACGGGCCACGGGGCGGCCCTGGGTGTCCCGCAGCTCGACCGGGTCACCTGCGGTGAATTCGCCCTCCACGGCCGCGATCCCGGCCGGCAGCAGCGAGGTGCGCCGCTCCACGACGGCCCGTACGGCGCCGTCGTCCAGGGTCAGGGCGCCACGCGGCGCGGAGGCGTGGGCGAGCCACAGCAGCCGGTTCGCGGAGCGGCGGCCGGTGCGGTGGAAGAACGTGCCCGTACGGCGGCCGAGCAGGGCGTCACCGGCCCGGCTGGCGGAGGTGAGCACCACCGGGACCCCGGCCGCGGTGGCGATCCGGGCCGCCTCGACCTTGGTGACCATGCCACCGGTGCCCACCCCGGAGCGGCCCGCGCTGCCGATGGAGACACCGTCCAGGTCCTCGGGCCCCCGGACCTCGTCGATCCGGGAGGTGCCGGGGGTCCTGGGGTCTCCGTCGTAGAGGCCGTCCACATCGGAGAGCAGCACCAGCAGATCCGCCCGTACGAGATGGGCGACCAGGGCCGCGAGCCGGTCGTTGTCGCCGAACCGGATCTCGTCCGTGGCCACCGTGTCGTTCTCG contains:
- the proB gene encoding glutamate 5-kinase, which gives rise to MAEQDGSAVRDEVAAARRIVVKVGSSSLTTAAGGLDADRVDALVDVLAKVLDGDGKGDGGRDGDGKGGDGKGGANGKEIVLVSSGAIAAGLAPLGLDRRPRDLARQQAAASVGQGLLVARYTASFARYGRRVGQVLLTTDDTSRRAHYRNATRTLDQLLAMGALPIVNENDTVATDEIRFGDNDRLAALVAHLVRADLLVLLSDVDGLYDGDPRTPGTSRIDEVRGPEDLDGVSIGSAGRSGVGTGGMVTKVEAARIATAAGVPVVLTSASRAGDALLGRRTGTFFHRTGRRSANRLLWLAHASAPRGALTLDDGAVRAVVERRTSLLPAGIAAVEGEFTAGDPVELRDTQGRPVARGLVNFDAKEIPQLIGRSTRDLARELGPAYEREVVHRDDLVVLD